The following proteins are co-located in the Arctopsyche grandis isolate Sample6627 chromosome 3, ASM5162203v2, whole genome shotgun sequence genome:
- the LOC143909070 gene encoding histone H2A-like, with amino-acid sequence MSGRGKGGKVKGKAKSRSSRAGLQFPVGRIHRLLRKGNYAERVGAGAPVYLAAVMEYLAAEVLELAGNAARDNKKTRIIPRHLQLAIRNDEELNKLLSGVTIAQGGVLPNIQAVLLPKKTEKKA; translated from the coding sequence ATGTCCGGCCGTGGAAAAGGAGGCAAGGTGAAGGGAAAGGCAAAGTCGCGCTCCAGCCGAGCTGGTCTGCAGTTCCCCGTGGGCAGGATCCATCGTCTGCTGAGGAAAGGCAATTACGCGGAGCGCGTGGGAGCCGGAGCCCCCGTCTACTTGGCCGCCGTCATGGAATATTTGGCCGCTGAAGTCCTCGAGTTGGCCGGAAACGCCGCTCGCGACAACAAGAAGACCAGAATCATCCCCCGCCATCTCCAACTGGCCATCCGCAACGACGAGGAGTTGAACAAATTGCTCTCTGGAGTGACAATCGCTCAAGGAGGCGTCCTGCCCAACATCCAAGCTGTCTTGTTGCCCaagaaaaccgaaaagaaaGCTTAA
- the LOC143909030 gene encoding histone H1-like produces MADTASPVAASPLPTTPAKKSKVAAVKKPQKKPTHPKTSEMVNNAISDLKERGGSSLQAIKKFISANYKVDADKLAPFIRKYLKGAVDSGTLVRTKGKGAAGSFKLEAKAKGAPAAKKTKAAPKKVAAAAKSPAKAAGRVQKRKPAAAKKTTAAAVKPKKAAAKKTTAAASPAKKAAKSKTPTKAKTTTKPPTKKPKAPKPKKAGVAAKSKAIKRTAAKK; encoded by the coding sequence ATGGCAGACACCGCATCTCCAGTCGCAGCCTCTCCTCTACCGACGACTCCGGCCAAGAAGTCCAAAGTCGCAGCCGTCAAGAAGCCTCAGAAGAAGCCCACTCATCCCAAGACCTCGGAAATGGTCAACAACGCTATCTCGGATCTCAAGGAAAGGGGAGGATCCTCACTCCAGGCCATCAAGAAGTTCATTTCGGCCAACTACAAGGTGGACGCCGACAAACTGGCTCCTTTCATCAGAAAGTACCTGAAGGGCGCGGTCGACTCTGGCACTCTGGTTCGCACCAAAGGCAAAGGCGCTGCTGGAAGTTTCAAACTGGAGGCCAAAGCGAAGGGCGCCCCCGCCGCTAAGAAGACCAAAGCCGCCCCCAAGAAAGTCGCAGCCGCCGCTAAGAGCCCCGCCAAGGCAGCCGGACGCGTGCAGAAGCGCAAACCCGCCGCAGCTAAGAAAACTACAGCCGCTGCAGTCAAGCCCAAGAAAGCCGCTGCCAAGAAAACGACTGCCGCCGCTTCTCCGGCTAAGAAGGCCGCCAAGTCTAAAACCCCCACTAAGGCCAAGACCACCACGAAGCCCCCGACAAAGAAACCCAAAGCGCCCAAACCCAAGAAGGCCGGAGTCGCCGCCAAGAGCAAGGCCATCAAGAGGACGGCCGCTAAGAAGTAA
- the LOC143909235 gene encoding E3 SUMO-protein ligase ZBED1-like yields MSSKRKHSPLWTHFTEDIDNKKAKCNHCSTIISIAGGSNGNLTRHMKTKHLLIPLTAERQTPILPSLNSLQSSQSTCESENIISASSNIVDSQQSMTQYIRRPPPVRKIEQIDKQLVKMVAKGHHALRIVEETEFRKLIELVSQCPGYKLPSRKTLSENLMSRIHNDVMAEAKIKVQAAPALSLSTDGWTSRNNDSYIAIVAHFINEETKLHSVLLGCINYKERHTSQNLCDFMKVVMAEWNISHKVAAIVSDNAANILSAVRLGDWRSISCFAHSLNLVVQEATKKICDVLGRVKNIVEFFNRSTQGKHKLAATQQQMNLPVLKLKQDVQTRWNSTFDMLKRIVQVKDAVIATVALLRPDLTLNEGDWEVIEEVLPLLSPFYEITVEISAEKNVTLSKIIILFDVQSLLKKGMEDRFKDIEKNMLYAECTILDPRFKTRGFKNQRACEMVVQALRNKIGQVQLVQGDTPEAVPTSSDASTSIPSNKNSCIWDEYDQEIQKITRPDNQLAAGIRELDKYLNEEYLNRKEDPLQWWHERRLIYPHVYAYVLKRFCVVATSVPCERVFSATGQVLNERRTLLSSNKVSKLIFLHTKTSERSASERTSERSRERTNERANDLPFTDSSWELAN; encoded by the exons ATGTCATCAAAAAGAAAACATAGCCCCTTGTGGACTCATTTTACAGAAgacattgataataaaaaagcgaAATGTAACCATTGTTCAACAATAATAAGTATTGCGGGTGGATCTAATGGTAATTTAACCCGacatatgaaaacaaaacaccTTTTGATCCCATTAACTGCTGAAAGACAAACACCGATATTACCTAGTTTAAACTCACTTCAATCAAGTCAAAGCACATGTGAATCAGAGAATATAATTTCAGCATCATCAAATATAGTAGACTCCCAACAATCGATGACCCAATACATTCGTAGACCACCGCCAGTTCGAAAGATTGAGCAAATTGATAAACAACTTGTCAAGATGGTAGCTAAAGGGCATCACGCCTTAAGAATCGTAGAAGAAACAGAATTTCGTAAACTTATTGAATTAGTTTCTCAATGCCCAGGCTATAAACTACCATCAAGAAAAACGTTATCGGAAAATTTAATGTCAAGAATTCACAATGACGTCATGGCTGAAGCAAAAATAAAGGTACAAGCAGCACCAGCGTTGTCTCTTAGTACTGATGGTTGGACGTCTAGAAATAACGACAGCTATATAGCTATTGTAgctcattttataaatgaagaGACTAAACTTCACTCAGTATTACTTGGTTGTATCAATTATAAAGAGCGACATACTAGTCAAAACTTGTGCGACTTTATGAAAGTTGTTATGGCAGAGTGGAACATTTCACACAAAGTTGCCGCCATTGTTAGCGATAATGCAGCAAATATCTTATCTGCTGTTAGACTTGGTGATTGGCGGTCCATCTCATGTTTCGCTCACTCTCTAAATCTTGTTGTACAAGAAGCTACGAAAAAGATATGTGACGTTTTGGGAAGAGTTAAAAATATTGTCGAGTTTTTTAATCGTAGCACACAAGGAAAACATAAATTGGCTGCTACGCAGCAGCAAATGAATTTGCCTGTTCTTAAGCTCAAGCAGGATGTACAAACCCGCTGGAATTCCACTTTTGACATGCTCAAGCGAATAGTACAGGTAAAGGATGCAGTGATTGCCACCGTTGCACTTCTACGCCCTGATTTAACTTTAAATGAAGGGGACTGGGAAGTAATAGAGGAAGTTTTACCGTTACTCAGTCCATTCTACGAGATTACCGTAGAAATAAGTGCCGAGAAAAACGTCActttatctaaaataataattttat ttgatGTGCAGTCTCTGCTAAAGAAAGGCATGGAAGATCGTTTCAAAGATATAGAGAAGAATATGTTATACGCAGAGTGTACGATTTTGGATCCTCGATTTAAGACGAGGGGATTCAAAAATCAAAGAGCCTGTGAAATGGTAGTACAAGCCCTTAGAAATAAAATCGGCCAAGTACAATTAGTTCAAGGGGATACTCCAGAGGCTGTTCCTACTTCCAGCGACGCATCAACATCTAtacctagtaataaaaatagctgCATATGGGATGAATACGACCAAGAGATACAAAAAATTACTAGGCCAGATAACCAGCTTGCTGCTGGCATTCGCGAATTAGATAAATACCTAAATGAAGAGTATCTAAATCGTAAAGAAGATCCGCTTCAATGGTGGCATGAACGTCGTTTGATATACCCTCACGTTTACGCGTatgttttgaaaagattttgtgTCGTAGCAACATCTGTGCCCTGCGAACGCGTTTTTTCAGCGACGGGTCAAGTCCTTAATGAACGTAGAACACTACTGTCATCGAATAAAGTgtccaaattgatatttttacaca CCAAAACGAGCGAACGATCTGCGAGCGAACGAACGAGCGAACGATCAcgcgaacgaacgaacgaacgagcGAACGATCTGCCTTTCACTGATTCGAGCTGGGAGCTGGCGAACTAG
- the LOC143909032 gene encoding histone H4 has translation MTGRGKGGKGLGKGGAKRHRKVLRDNIQGITKPAIRRLARRGGVKRISGLIYEETRGVLKVFLENVIRDAVTYTEHAKRKTVTAMDVVYALKRQGRTLYGFGG, from the coding sequence ATGACTGGTCGCGGAAAGGGAGGAAAGGGGTTGGGAAAAGGAGGCGCTAAACGTCACAGGAAGGTGTTGCGAGACAACATCCAGGGCATCACCAAACCCGCCATCAGACGTCTCGCTCGCCGTGGAGGAGTCAAGCGTATCTCGGGTCTGATCTACGAAGAGACCCGAGGCGTTCTCAAGGTGTTCCTAGAAAACGTGATCAGGGATGCCGTCACCTACACCGAGCACGCCAAGCGCAAAACCGTCACTGCCATGGACGTGGTCTACGCTCTCAAGAGACAAGGTCGCACCCTCTACGGATTCGGCggttaa
- the LOC143909481 gene encoding histone H2B-like yields the protein MPPKGSGKAAKKSGGKAQKNISKGDGKKKNKRRRKESYAIYIYKVLKQVHPDTGISSKAMSIMNSFVNDIFERIAAEASRLAHYNKRSTITSREIQTAVRLLLPGELAKHAVSEGTKAVTKYTSSK from the coding sequence ATGCCACCCAAGGGGAGTGGAAAAGCCGCGAAGAAATCTGGCGGCAAAGCCCAGAAGAACATCTCGAAGGGGGATGGAAAGAAGAAGAACAAGCGCAGGAGGAAGGAGAGTTACGCCATCTACATCTACAAGGTGTTGAAGCAGGTGCACCCCGACACCGGCATCTCGTCGAAGGCGATGAGCATCATGAACAGCTTCGTCAACGACATCTTCGAGCGCATCGCAGCCGAGGCTTCTCGTCTCGCCCACTACAACAAGCGCTCCACCATCACTTCTCGCGAAATCCAGACTGCAGTCCGTCTCCTGCTTCCAGGAGAGTTGGCCAAGCACGCCGTCTCTGAAGGCACCAAAGCCGTCACCAAATACACCAGCTCCAAGTAG